One segment of Solanum lycopersicum chromosome 1, SLM_r2.1 DNA contains the following:
- the LOC101247856 gene encoding nucleoside hydrolase 3-like isoform X3 produces MMGRDDITVGVGGEGGILPDSTILPNVGGYLPMIDQGNGTAGYCRYRQTIPVGHGGRLDIDSNYGFRKSFLPQGKRSYSPLRQPTAQKVMIETISAGPTVVFLIGSLTNFALFLLSNPHLKKNVEHIYIMGGGIRSKNPQGCCPDNASPSCQPQQCGDRGNLFTDFTSNPYAEFNIFMDPFAAYQVIHSDIPITIVPLDATNTILVNKNFMETFEKNQHTYEAQYCFKSLKIIRDTWFDDQFYRSYFMWDSFMSGISASIMRKQHNHQGENEFAEMEYINVTVVTSNKPYGVSDGSNPFFDGNKTPRFNLERNGVHSGHVQTRLRDPFCIVKSGRGRCQDGYTKEVKKPGGVPVLVAVRAKPNRNASSILDREFSVSFLDVLNQAEHTGRFNFTTEFPYYREVYYKPDLRGKNFGKNLVFDMDMSAGDFLSLFYLLKLPVEDINLKAIIVSPTGWANAATIDCVYDLLHMMGRDDIPVGLGDGFAMNQSDMVSSAVGDCRYSKAIPQGSGGYLDSDTLYGLARSLPRSPRRYTGENSVKFGAPRDTDHPELRQPLALEVLESVVKSLDPGSKITILANGPLTNIAKLILEGKNTSNVIQEILIVGGHINYNKTEEGNVINVPCNKFAELNMFLDPFAAKTVLSSEHNITLIPLGMQRKVSAFPQILEKLYLISTPEAVFARRLMSRLYRLQKLHPAYRHVDMFIGEILGVVVAGDLSALKSTFEVKKLQVSATGVECEDGEISIDEEHGKTVNLLENVDPSAYYNVFAKRLGDKTQAAVIGSFNEQRRIWSTPSNSSNI; encoded by the exons GGCAAGAGATCATATTCACCTCTTCGACAGCCAACAGCTCAAAAAGTAATGATTGAAACAATTTCAGCTGGCCCCACAGTAGTTTTTCTTATTGGATCACTTACTAATTTTGCTTTGTTTCTTCTAAGTAATCcacatttaaagaaaaatgttgaGCACATTTACATCATGGGGGGTGGCATAAGGTCAAAGAACCCTCAAGGTTGCTGTCCAGACAATGCCAGTCCCTCTTGCCAACCTCAACAATGTGGTGACCGTGGCAATTTATTTACAGATTTCACAAGCAATCCATATGCAGAGTTTAACATATTCATGGATCCTTTTGCTGCATATCAG GTTATTCATTCGGACATTCCAATAACTATTGTCCCATTGGATGCCACTAACACCATTCTTGTGAATAAAAACTTTATGGAGACCTTTGAGAAGAATCAGCACACCTATGAAGCGCAATACTGTTTCAAGTCTCTGAAAATCATTCGTGATACATGGTTCGATGACCAATTCTATAGG AGTTATTTTATGTGGGACTCATTTATGTCGGGTATATCTGCTTCAATCATGCGTAAACAACATAACCACCAAGGAGAAAATGAATTCGCTGAAATGGAGTATATCAATGTTACTGTAGTTACTTCAAATAAGCCATATGGTGTATCTGATGGATCAAATCCATTCTTTGATGGTAATAAAACTCCAAGGTTCAACTTAGAAAGAAATGGAGTTCACAGCGGCCATGTTCAGACGAGACTTCGTGATCCTTTTTGCATAGTCAAGAGTGGAAGGGGCAGATGCCAG GATGGTTATACAAAAGAAGTTAAGAAGCCTGGAGGAGTGCCTGTTCTTGTTGCTGTTCGAGCAAAACCTAATCGAAATGCTAGCAGCATATTAGACAGAGAGTTTTCTGTTAGCTTTCTGGAT GTCTTAAACCAAGCAGAACACACTGGAAGGTTCAATTTCACAACAGAGTTTCCTTATTACAGAGAAGTATATTACAAACCGGATCTGAGGGGAAAGAATTTCGGGAAAAATCTTGTTTTTGATATGGATATGAGTGCTGGAGACTTTCTATCTCTCTTCTATCTTCTCAAATTACCTGTAGAAGATATCAATCTCAAG GCTATAATAGTGAGTCCGACAGGCTGGGCAAATGCTGCAACAATTGACTGTGTATATGATTTGCTGCACATGATGGGTCGTGATGACATTCCTGTGGGCCTTGGAGATGGATTCGCAATGAACCAGTCTGATATGGTTTCCTCTGCAGTTGGAGACTGCAGATACAGCAAGGCCATTCCACAAGGTAGTGGTGGATACCTAGACTCGGACACTCTGTATGGTTTAGCCCGTTCTTTACCTCGAAGTCCTAGGAG ATACACAGGAGAAAATTCTGTAAAATTTGGAGCTCCTCGAGATACTGATCATCCTGAACTCAGACAACCTTTAGCATTGGAAGTATTGGAATCAGTGGTGAAATCACTTGATCCAGGATCGAAAATTACTATTTTGGCGAATGGCCCATTGACTAATATAGCAAAGCTTATTCTGGAAGGAAAGAATACAAGCAATGTTATACAG GAGATATTAATTGTTGGGGGACACATCAATTATAATAAGACTGAGGAGGGAAATGTCATCAATGTTCCTTGTAACAAATTTGCGGAACTGAATATGTTTCTTGACCCTTTTGCTGCAAAAACAGTTTTGAGTTCTGAACATAATATCACTCTCATTCCACTTGGAATGCAGCGGAAAGTCAGTGCATTCCCTCAAATTCTTGAAAAGCTTTACTTGATAAGTACACCAGAAGCAGTCTTTGCCAGGCGCTTGATGTCAAGGTTGTATCGCCTGCAAAAGCTCCATCCTGCATACCGACATGTG GATATGTTTATTGGTGAGATCCTTGGAGTAGTAGTAGCTGGAGATCTGTCAGCACTAAAATCTACGTTTGAAGTGAAGAAGTTACAAGTGAGTGCTACTGGAGTTGAATGTGAAGATGGTGAAATCAGTATTGATGAAGAGCATGGAAAAACAGTAAACTTATTGGAGAATGTGGATCCATCAGCTTATTACAATGTTTTTGCAAAACGACTTGGGGATAAAACACAGGCAGCTGTAATTGGAAGCTTCAATGAGCAGAGAAGAATTTGGAGTACACCATCTAATTCATCCAACATTTAA
- the LOC101247856 gene encoding nucleoside hydrolase 3-like isoform X4, producing the protein MVQLDIVDIGKLFLWVMEDVWTLTQIMGFGRASFHRARDHIHLFDSQQLKNNPHLKKNVEHIYIMGGGIRSKNPQGCCPDNASPSCQPQQCGDRGNLFTDFTSNPYAEFNIFMDPFAAYQVIHSDIPITIVPLDATNTILVNKNFMETFEKNQHTYEAQYCFKSLKIIRDTWFDDQFYRSYFMWDSFMSGISASIMRKQHNHQGENEFAEMEYINVTVVTSNKPYGVSDGSNPFFDGNKTPRFNLERNGVHSGHVQTRLRDPFCIVKSGRGRCQDGYTKEVKKPGGVPVLVAVRAKPNRNASSILDREFSVSFLDVLNQAEHTGRFNFTTEFPYYREVYYKPDLRGKNFGKNLVFDMDMSAGDFLSLFYLLKLPVEDINLKAIIVSPTGWANAATIDCVYDLLHMMGRDDIPVGLGDGFAMNQSDMVSSAVGDCRYSKAIPQGSGGYLDSDTLYGLARSLPRSPRRYTGENSVKFGAPRDTDHPELRQPLALEVLESVVKSLDPGSKITILANGPLTNIAKLILEGKNTSNVIQEILIVGGHINYNKTEEGNVINVPCNKFAELNMFLDPFAAKTVLSSEHNITLIPLGMQRKVSAFPQILEKLYLISTPEAVFARRLMSRLYRLQKLHPAYRHVDMFIGEILGVVVAGDLSALKSTFEVKKLQVSATGVECEDGEISIDEEHGKTVNLLENVDPSAYYNVFAKRLGDKTQAAVIGSFNEQRRIWSTPSNSSNI; encoded by the exons GGCAAGAGATCATATTCACCTCTTCGACAGCCAACAGCTCAAAAA TAATCcacatttaaagaaaaatgttgaGCACATTTACATCATGGGGGGTGGCATAAGGTCAAAGAACCCTCAAGGTTGCTGTCCAGACAATGCCAGTCCCTCTTGCCAACCTCAACAATGTGGTGACCGTGGCAATTTATTTACAGATTTCACAAGCAATCCATATGCAGAGTTTAACATATTCATGGATCCTTTTGCTGCATATCAG GTTATTCATTCGGACATTCCAATAACTATTGTCCCATTGGATGCCACTAACACCATTCTTGTGAATAAAAACTTTATGGAGACCTTTGAGAAGAATCAGCACACCTATGAAGCGCAATACTGTTTCAAGTCTCTGAAAATCATTCGTGATACATGGTTCGATGACCAATTCTATAGG AGTTATTTTATGTGGGACTCATTTATGTCGGGTATATCTGCTTCAATCATGCGTAAACAACATAACCACCAAGGAGAAAATGAATTCGCTGAAATGGAGTATATCAATGTTACTGTAGTTACTTCAAATAAGCCATATGGTGTATCTGATGGATCAAATCCATTCTTTGATGGTAATAAAACTCCAAGGTTCAACTTAGAAAGAAATGGAGTTCACAGCGGCCATGTTCAGACGAGACTTCGTGATCCTTTTTGCATAGTCAAGAGTGGAAGGGGCAGATGCCAG GATGGTTATACAAAAGAAGTTAAGAAGCCTGGAGGAGTGCCTGTTCTTGTTGCTGTTCGAGCAAAACCTAATCGAAATGCTAGCAGCATATTAGACAGAGAGTTTTCTGTTAGCTTTCTGGAT GTCTTAAACCAAGCAGAACACACTGGAAGGTTCAATTTCACAACAGAGTTTCCTTATTACAGAGAAGTATATTACAAACCGGATCTGAGGGGAAAGAATTTCGGGAAAAATCTTGTTTTTGATATGGATATGAGTGCTGGAGACTTTCTATCTCTCTTCTATCTTCTCAAATTACCTGTAGAAGATATCAATCTCAAG GCTATAATAGTGAGTCCGACAGGCTGGGCAAATGCTGCAACAATTGACTGTGTATATGATTTGCTGCACATGATGGGTCGTGATGACATTCCTGTGGGCCTTGGAGATGGATTCGCAATGAACCAGTCTGATATGGTTTCCTCTGCAGTTGGAGACTGCAGATACAGCAAGGCCATTCCACAAGGTAGTGGTGGATACCTAGACTCGGACACTCTGTATGGTTTAGCCCGTTCTTTACCTCGAAGTCCTAGGAG ATACACAGGAGAAAATTCTGTAAAATTTGGAGCTCCTCGAGATACTGATCATCCTGAACTCAGACAACCTTTAGCATTGGAAGTATTGGAATCAGTGGTGAAATCACTTGATCCAGGATCGAAAATTACTATTTTGGCGAATGGCCCATTGACTAATATAGCAAAGCTTATTCTGGAAGGAAAGAATACAAGCAATGTTATACAG GAGATATTAATTGTTGGGGGACACATCAATTATAATAAGACTGAGGAGGGAAATGTCATCAATGTTCCTTGTAACAAATTTGCGGAACTGAATATGTTTCTTGACCCTTTTGCTGCAAAAACAGTTTTGAGTTCTGAACATAATATCACTCTCATTCCACTTGGAATGCAGCGGAAAGTCAGTGCATTCCCTCAAATTCTTGAAAAGCTTTACTTGATAAGTACACCAGAAGCAGTCTTTGCCAGGCGCTTGATGTCAAGGTTGTATCGCCTGCAAAAGCTCCATCCTGCATACCGACATGTG GATATGTTTATTGGTGAGATCCTTGGAGTAGTAGTAGCTGGAGATCTGTCAGCACTAAAATCTACGTTTGAAGTGAAGAAGTTACAAGTGAGTGCTACTGGAGTTGAATGTGAAGATGGTGAAATCAGTATTGATGAAGAGCATGGAAAAACAGTAAACTTATTGGAGAATGTGGATCCATCAGCTTATTACAATGTTTTTGCAAAACGACTTGGGGATAAAACACAGGCAGCTGTAATTGGAAGCTTCAATGAGCAGAGAAGAATTTGGAGTACACCATCTAATTCATCCAACATTTAA